One part of the Arthrobacter sp. EM1 genome encodes these proteins:
- the thiE gene encoding thiamine phosphate synthase: protein MSQDAAHTTARLYLCTDARRDRGDFADFVDSAFAGGVDIIQLRDKSLEAAEELELLAVLQQAARRHGRLWAVNDRADLASLAGAPVFHIGQKDIPFGAARDFLGQETAIGLSTHTPAQVDAAIAATSGRNGLTYFCVGPVWATPTKPGRAAVGLDLVRYAADAIGGSEAQQRRTARSEAAGNLWGARPWFAIGGIDLGNVEQVVAAGAGRIVVVRAITEATDPEGAARALLAALDAAER from the coding sequence ATGAGCCAGGATGCCGCCCACACCACCGCCCGCCTTTATCTCTGCACCGACGCGCGCCGGGACCGCGGCGACTTTGCAGACTTCGTGGACTCGGCCTTTGCTGGCGGCGTCGACATCATCCAGCTGCGCGACAAATCCCTGGAAGCCGCCGAGGAGCTGGAACTGCTGGCGGTCCTGCAGCAGGCGGCCCGCCGTCATGGCCGGCTTTGGGCAGTCAACGACCGGGCAGACCTCGCCTCCCTGGCCGGGGCGCCGGTGTTCCATATCGGGCAAAAGGACATCCCGTTCGGGGCGGCGCGGGACTTCCTCGGCCAGGAGACCGCGATCGGGCTGTCCACCCACACTCCGGCCCAGGTGGACGCCGCGATAGCCGCAACTTCCGGCCGGAACGGTCTGACCTACTTCTGTGTTGGCCCGGTATGGGCCACCCCCACAAAGCCGGGCCGCGCCGCCGTCGGACTTGACCTCGTCCGCTACGCGGCGGACGCGATCGGCGGGTCAGAGGCCCAGCAGCGGAGAACTGCCCGGAGCGAGGCTGCGGGGAACCTCTGGGGCGCGCGGCCGTGGTTCGCGATCGGCGGCATCGACCTGGGCAATGTGGAGCAAGTGGTGGCCGCGGGCGCCGGCAGGATCGTCGTGGTCCGCGCGATCACCGAGGCCACCGATCCCGAGGGCGCAGCCCGGGCCCTGCTTGCCGCCCTCGACGCCGCGGAACGCTAA